The Gammaproteobacteria bacterium sequence TCCTGCGCGACAACGTGCAGTGCCTGATCGGCAATGGCGTGGTGTTGTCGCCCGCAGCGCTGTTCGAGGAGATCCGCATGCTGGAAGGTAACGGCGTGCCGGCACGCGAGCGTCTCAAGATCAGCGAGGCCTGTGCCCTGATCCTGCCCCACCATGTCGCGCTCGATCATGCCCGCGAGAAGGCACGCGGCAAGGCCGCCATCGGTACCACCGGTCGCGGTATCGGGCCAGCCTATGAAGACAAGATCTCACGTCGTGGCCTGCGCCTGGGTGATCTGTTCCAGCGTGAGCGGTTTGCCGCCAAGCTCGGTGAGGTGCTGGATTACCACAACTTTGTACTCGTCAATTACTTCAAGTGTGCCCCGGTCGACTTCCAACAGACTCTGGATGAGGCCCTCGGCATGGCCGACGAGCTGCAGGCCATGGTCGGCGACGTCCCGGAAATTCTGGCACAGTGCCGCCGCAACGGTGACAACGTGATGTTCGAGGGTGCGCAGGGTGCGCTGCTCGATATCGATCACGGCACCTATCCATTCGTGACCTCATCGAACACCACCGCCGGCGGTGCCTGCACCGGCAGCGGGGTGGGACCGCGCCATCTCGACTATATTCTGGGCATTACCAAGGCGTACACGACGCGCGTTGGTGCCGGTCCGTTTCCGACCGAGTTGTTCGATGAAATGGGCGATCATCTGGCCAGGCGCGGTCACGAGTTCGGCTCGACCACCGGTCGGCCGCGCCGTTGCGGCTGGTTCGATGCCGTCGCCCTGCGCCGTGCCAACGAACTGAACAGCACCACCGGTCTGTGTATCACCAAACTCGATGTCCTCGACGGCCTGGATACCATCCGCCTGTGCGTAGGCTACCGTTGCGGTGACGAAGACCGCCTGGCCCCGCCCATCGGCACCGAGGCCTTCGCCACCTGCGAACCGATCTATGAGGAGGTACCGGGCTGGCAGGAATCGACCGTGGGCGTGCGCGACTACGAGCGACTACCGGCCAACGCCAAGGCCTATCTGCGGCGTATCGAGGACGTGGTCGGCTGCCCGATCGACATCATCTCGACCGGCCCGGACCGTGTGGACACCATCATCCTGCGGCATCCGTTTGACGGTTGAACGGCAGTGTTCGCCGCGCGGCGCGCAATCCGTTCGACCGGTTGCGCGGGTGTGGGGGATGGCAATCGCCCGGATGCGGCTCCACCGGATCCGGAAACGAAAAAACCCGCATGGCGTTGCGCTGCATGCGGGTTGTTTCAACATGGTGCCGAGGAGAGGACTCGAACCTCCACGGGTCGCCCCACTAGTACCTGAAACTAGCGCGTCTACCAATTCCGCCACCTCGGCAGGTGGGCGGGGCCCCTCGGGCCCGAGAGCCGCGCACTTTACCCGGCGCGGCAGCCCTTGTCAACGCAGGCCGAGGCGACCTTCCGGGTTATCATTTCAAAGAAGATTATGAGCAAAAAACGCCCCCCCAAGAAGCCAACCTGGACAGACCAGGATCCCTATGCGGCCCGTGAGGCCGAGAAGTACGCACGCCCCATTCCCAGCCGGGAGCTCATTATCGAAAAGCTGACCGAGCAGGGCGTGCCGCTGGCGCGTGAACGGCTCGCCGACGCCTTCGGTCTGACCGACGATGAGGACCTTGAGGCGCTGCGCCGCCGCCTGAACGCCATGGAGCGCGACGGCCAGCTGGTACGCAACCGCCGCAAGGATTACTGCCTGGTCGAGAAACTCGACTTGGTGATCGGCCGGGTCATCGGTCATCCTGACGGCTTCGGCTTTCTGGTACCCGACGATGCCAGCGGCGACCTGTTCCTGTCGCCGCGCCAGATGCGCGGGCTGTTCCACGGCGACCGCGCGGTGGCGCGGGTCACGGGCCTGGATCATCGCGGCCGCCGCGAAGGCGCGGTCATCGAGGTGCTGGAGCGCAACACCCACCGTGTGGTCGGGCGCTTCTACTGTGAGAACGACGTGAGCTTCGTCGTCCCCGACAGCAAACGCATCACCCAGAACGTCTCCATTCCCCGTGACTTTCGTGGCGGTGCGCGCCAGGAACAGATCGTC is a genomic window containing:
- a CDS encoding adenylosuccinate synthase, whose amino-acid sequence is MGKNVVVIGTQWGDEGKGKVVDLLTERATAVVRFQGGHNAGHTLVIDGRKTVLHLIPSGILRDNVQCLIGNGVVLSPAALFEEIRMLEGNGVPARERLKISEACALILPHHVALDHAREKARGKAAIGTTGRGIGPAYEDKISRRGLRLGDLFQRERFAAKLGEVLDYHNFVLVNYFKCAPVDFQQTLDEALGMADELQAMVGDVPEILAQCRRNGDNVMFEGAQGALLDIDHGTYPFVTSSNTTAGGACTGSGVGPRHLDYILGITKAYTTRVGAGPFPTELFDEMGDHLARRGHEFGSTTGRPRRCGWFDAVALRRANELNSTTGLCITKLDVLDGLDTIRLCVGYRCGDEDRLAPPIGTEAFATCEPIYEEVPGWQESTVGVRDYERLPANAKAYLRRIEDVVGCPIDIISTGPDRVDTIILRHPFDG